A single genomic interval of Pan paniscus chromosome 18, NHGRI_mPanPan1-v2.0_pri, whole genome shotgun sequence harbors:
- the LOC100983474 gene encoding tryptase delta: MLLLAPQMLSLLLLALPVLVSLAYVAPAPGQALQRTGIVGGQEAPRSKWPWQVSLRFRDPYWMHFCRGSLIHPQWVLTAAHCLGPEVKDLAALRVQLQEQHLYYQDQLLPVSRIIVHPQFYIIQTGADITLLELEEPVNISSHIHTVTLPPASETFPPGMPCWVTGWGNMDNNVHLPPLYPLKEVEVPVVENHLGDAEYHTGLHMGYSFQIVRDDMLCAGSEKHDSCQGDCGGPLVCKVNGT; the protein is encoded by the exons ATGCTCCTCCTTGCTCCCCAGATGCTGAGCCTGCTGCTGCTGGCGCTGCCCGTCCTGGTGAGCCTGGCCTACGTGGCCCCTG ccccaggccaggcCCTGCAGCGAACGGGCATTGTTGGGGGGCAGGAGGCCCCCAGGAGCAAGTGGCCCTGGCAGGTGAGCCTGAGATTCCGCGACCCATACTGGATGCACTTCTGCAGGGGCTCCCTCATCCACCCCCAGTGGGTGCTGACCGCGGCGCACTGCCTGGGACC GGAAGTCAAGGATCTGGCCGCCCTCAGGGTGCAACTGCAGGAGCAGCACCTCTACTACCAGGACCAGCTGCTGCCGGTCAGCAGGATCATCGTGCACCCACAGTTCTACATCATCCAGACCGGGGCGGACATCACCCTGCTGGAGCTGGAGGAGCCCGTGAACATCTCCAGCCACATCCACACGGTCACGCTGCCCCCTGCCTCGGAGACCTTCCCCCCGGGGATGCCGTGCTGGGTCACTGGCTGGGGCAACATGGACAATAATG TGCACCTGCCGCCGCTGTACCCGCTGAAGGAGGTGGAAGTCCCCGTAGTGGAAAACCACCTTGGCGACGCGGAATATCACACCGGCCTCCATATGGGCTACAGCTTTCAAATCGTCCGCGATGACATGCTGTGTGCGGGGAGCGAAAAGCACGACTCCTGCCAG GGTGACTGTGGAGGGCCCCTGGTCTGCAAGGTGAATGGCACCTAG
- the LOC100994874 gene encoding LOW QUALITY PROTEIN: putative serine protease 29 (The sequence of the model RefSeq protein was modified relative to this genomic sequence to represent the inferred CDS: inserted 1 base in 1 codon), with amino-acid sequence MQRPRDLGQGQEWVCRPFTHVTCYPMAVPRPFTHVTCYLMAIPSTLTHVTCYTMAVPSTLTHVTCYTMAVPRPITHVTCYTIAVLRPCRRDKGATLMRDGNLTDVAPPAHRGCRPTEASSPVPENDLVGIVGGHNXPPGKWPWQVSLRVYSYHWASWVHTCGGSLIHPHWVLTAAHCIFRKDTDPSTYRIHAGDVYLYGGRGLLNVSRIIVHHNYVTAGLGADVALLQLVSPVICAANVRTVKLSPVSLELIPKDQRWVTGWGAIRMKESLPPPYRLQQASVQVLENTVCEQPYRNASGHTGDRQPILDDMLCAASEGRDSCYGDSGGPLVCRLRGSWRLVGAVSWGYGCTLRDFPGVYTHVQTYVPWILQQVGELP; translated from the exons ATGCAGAGGCCCAGAGacctgggccagggccaggagTGGGTCTGCAGGCCCTTCACCCACGTCACCTGCTACCCGATGGCCGTCCCAAGGCCCTTCACCCATGTCACCTGCTACCTGATGGCTATCCCCAGCACCCTCACCCACGTCACCTGCTACACGATGGCCGTCCCCAGCACCCTCACCCACGTCACCTGCTACACGATGGCCGTCCCCAGGCCCATCACCCATGTCACCTGCTACACGATAGCTGTTCTCAGGCCCTGCCGCAGGGACAAAGGGGCCACCCTGATGAGGGACGGGAATCTCACTGACGTCGCCCCCCCTGCTCATAGAGGATGCAGGCCCACGGAGGCGTCCT CGCCCGTCCCTGAGAATGACCTGGTGGGCATCGTGGGGGGCCACA GCCCCCCCGGGAAGTGGCCGTGGCAGGTCAGCCTGAGGGTCTATAGCTACCACTGGGCCTCCTGGGTGCACACCTGTGGGGGCTCCCTCATCCACCCCCACTGGGTGCTGACTGCCGCCCACTGCATTTTCCG GAAGGACACCGACCCGTCCACCTACCGGATCCACGCTGGGGACGTGTATCTCTACGGGGGCCGGGGGCTGCTGAACGTCAGCCGGATCATCGTCCACCACAACTATGTCACTGCGGGGCTGGGTGCGGATGTGGCCCTGCTCCAGCTGGTGAGCCCCGTGATCTGTGCCGCTAATGTCAGGACGGTCAAGCTCTCCCCGGTCTCGCTGGAGCTCATCCCAAAGGACCAGCGCTGGGTGACTGGCTGGGGAGCGATCAGGAT gaaag AGTCGCTGCCGCCGCCCTACCGCCTGCAGCAGGCGAGTGTGCAGGTGCTGGAGAACACCGTCTGTGAGCAGCCCTACCGCAACGCCTCAGGGCACACTGGCGACCGGCAGCCCATCCTGGATGACATGCTGTGTGCCGCCAGCGAGGGCCGCGACTCCTGCTAC gGTGACTCCGGCGGCCCTCTGGTCTGCAGGCTGCGGGGGTCCTGGCGCCTGGTGGGGGCAGTCAGCTGGGGCTACGGTTGTACCCTGCGGGACTTTCCCGGCGTCTACACCCACGTCCAGACCTACGTGCCCTGGATCCTGCAGCAAGTCGGGGAGTTGCCCTGA